tgatcttatcactcctagtgtgtccacacatctatctcagcatcctcatctctgCCACAtacatcttctgaacatgagagttctttatTGTGCAACACTCCATTCTATATAACAACGCTGGTCTAACTACCGTTCTATAGAATTTActtttaagtttaggtggtactttcttatcacacaCGACTctagaggcaagcctccatttcatccacacTGCCTCAATGCGGTGTGTGATATCATCATCGATGTCCCCACAATtctggatgatggatccaagatatttaagGTTTTTCTATCTTGGGACAACGACTTTAAATTTAAATCTAATATGTGtacatatttaatatttttcttttaatacaaataaattatttaagcAAAATTATTGAATGCAGTCGAATTTGGACCTGGGTTTTGTTAGAATATATGGTAATATATTCTGACAGATTTGTaacaaattgtatatatttagtttccaTATATAGATAGTTAGTTTCCTTGTATTAGACGCTTGTATTAGGTGTATAAATACTTATTATGTTAATGAAATAAAGCAAGAGATTAATCTCTTTCATGGTATCAGCTGTTTATGCaaattctctccttcttcttctaggTCTCCCGCCGCCGCAGCCCCCCTCGCCTTCCTCGTCCTCGCTTTTTTACCATGTCTACCTTcaaatcttcctttcatcctGCTCTTGCGGTCTCCaacatcaagaaccatgttcCCATCACTCTTGAGATGGAGAATGTCCAATATTCCACTTGGGCGGAACTATTTAAGATTCATGCACGATCCCGTCAGGTAATTGATCATATTATTACTCCGATGGCAAGAACGGAGAAACGACCTCAACAGGAGGAGGACAAAGAACTGTGGTCCACCCTTGACGCCACCGTTCTCCAATGACTCTACGCTACTATCTCTCATGATCTGTTGCATACAATTCTGGAACCTGACACCACGGCGATGGAGGCTTGGAATCGCTTGCGTGATATCTTCCAAGATAACAAACATTCTCGTGCTGTCACCCTTGAGTACGACTTCACTCATGTCGACATGGCCGATTTTCCCAATATCTCTGCCTATTGTCAACATCTCAAATCTCTGGCGGATCAACTCAAGAATGTTGGCTCTCTAGTGGCTAACGATCGTCTAGTTCTTCAATTAGTCTCGGGCCTTACCAAGCCCTACCAAGGTGTGGCGACTCTTATTCGCCAACGCGACCCTTTGCCACAATTTTATCAAGCCCGTTCGATGCTCACTCTTGAAGAAGCTGGCCGTGCTAAGAAAGCAGCCCAAAGTTCCTCCGCTGCATTAGTTGCTCGCTCGTCCGAAGGTCCCACTGATGTTCCTGATAATTCCTCTTCCCACCGCCATAATAGTGGTGGAAAGAGGCACCACAACCACAACAATAATGGAGGTAGATCTCGCGGCAGCCATGGCAGTCGTGGCGGCGGTAGAGGAGCTGGCAGCAGCGGCAGTCCTACTGGCCGTGGTGGCAGCAGCAGTCGCGGCAGCACTGGGCAGCATTCAACGGCGCAGCACTCTCCATAATTTTCTCTTTGGTCTGGCCGACAACAATGGCCATGGCTGGCCTCCTGGGGTCCTTGGGTTGTCCCACCATGTCCATATCCGTCAACCACTTGGTCCCGACCCATTTATGGACAGCAGCAGACACCAAGAGCGGGTGTTCTTGGCCCCCGACCCCAGCAGGCATACACCGCAGCCCCTACGCCTACGGACATTGAGGCCGCAATGCATACTCTTGGGATCACTTCTCCGAATACAAATTGGTACATGGACACCGGTGCCACTTCTCACATGACATCCAATCAAGGTAACCTTACGTCCTATTTTAATAAGAGCATTAATCGTGGTATTATTGTTGGTAATGGTCACTCTATTCTAATTCACGGCTATGGTCACACAACTTTGTTTTCCCCGGGTCCTCCCTTGCACTTAAAAAATGTCCTCCATGCACCTCATCTAGTTAAAAATTTGGTGTCCGTCTGCAAATTTACCACTGATAATTCTGTTTCTGTGAATTTTGATCCCTTTGGGTTTTCTGTGAAGGATTTTCAGATGGGGAGGCTGGTAATGAGGTGTAATAGTCGGGGAGAGCTTTATCCAATCACCAATCCAGTCACTTTACCATCTACTTTTGCGGCTTTGGCACCTTCTCTTTGGCATGATCGTTTGGGTCACCCGGGCGTACTTGTGTTGAATTCCCTTAGGaagaataaattaattgattGTACTCAAAGTAGCGATGTTCGTATTTGTCATTTGTGTCCTCTTGGAAAACATGTTAAGTTGCCCTTTTATGCGTCCACTTCTTGCACTCTTATGCCGTTTGATATTATACATAGTGATCTTTGGACGTCACCCATTTTGAGTTCCTTCGATCATCGATATTATGTCTTGTTTATGGATAATTATTCTAAATTCTTGTGGACATTTCCTTTATCACACAAATCACAAACTTTTTCtacatttttaaatttcaagacATTTATTCGAACTCACTTTGAACGGGATATTAAGAATATACAATGTGATAATGGCAAGGAATTTGATAATggccctttttgggacttctGTAAAATCAATGGTCTGTCATTTCGTTTGTCTTGTCCTCACACGTTCCTTCAAAATGGTAAAGACGAAAGACAAATCCGTACGATTAATAACATTGTTCGTACCTTATTAGCTCATGCTTCCCTTCCTCCTTCCTTTTGGCATCAAGCTTTACAAATGGCAACTTACCTTTCTCAACATTCTTCCTCATAAACTGTTAAACTATCACtctcctcttagcattctttatCGAAAGGATCCCTCTTATTCCCATCTTCGTGTCTTTGGGTGTTTATGTTATCCTCTCTTTCCCTCAACActaataaataaacttcaaccCCGGTCAACCCCGTGTATTTTTTTGGGATATCCATCACATCATCGTGGATATAAATGCTATGATTTGTCCTCTCGAAAAATTATCCTTAGACGTCACATACTCTTTGATGAGACGCAATTTCCTTTTGCCAAGTTACATACCCATCAAAATCACACATACCAATTTCTAGACGATGGACCCTCTCCATATGTGGTTCATCATCTCGCTAACCCTACAAACCCACCGGCTCCACCCCTTCTTGCCACACTGCTGCCAACCCCGCCGTGTCCAGTGGGCGAGTCTGCCCCCTTGCCTGGGCAGCTTCCTTCCTCGCTGCCTGGGCAGTCCGCCCCGTCTTTCACTCTTCCTCCTCTCTCTTCTCCTCGACCCACTCCCGTCTCTCCCTCTAGTCTACCTACCAGTCCTGTTACTAGGAGTAAGCATGGGATCTACAAGCCTAAGAGGTCTTTTAACCTTCTTACATCCGTCTCGAAGTCCTCTTTACCCCGTAACCTTGTGTCTGCTCTTCATGACCCGAATTGGAAAttggctatggatgatgaatacaatgctcttattaaaaataagacGTGGGTGTTGGTGCCCCATCCTTCTAATGTTAATATTATTTGGTGTATGTGGATTTTTGctcataaagaaaaatctgatgGTTCGTTTGAGCGACATAAAGCTCGTCTTGTAGGTGATGGTAAAACCCAACAGGTTGGCATGGATTGTGGTGAGACATTTAGTCCGGTTGTCAAACCGATGACTATTCGTACGGTTCTTAGTCTGGCTCTCTCCAAGGCATGGCCGATTCACTAGCTTGATGTCAAAAATGCTTTTTTACACGACGAGCTCAAGAAGATTGTGTACATGTATCAACTTTTGGGTTATCGGGATCCTGATCGGCCTAATCATGTCTATTTTCTGCAGAAATCTCTATATGGACTGAAACAGGCTCCGCGGACTTGGTATAAATGGTTTGTTGACTATGTCCATAGTTTTGGGTTTTCTCATAGTAAGACCGATCATTCCTTGTTTGTTTATCGTCGAGGTTCTTCTATGGCGTATCTTTTATTATATGTCGACGATATTATTTTAACTGCTTCCTCTAATAAGCTTCGTTAGTCTATCATATCACTTCTTAGCTCCGAATTTGCTATGAAGAATTTGGGCCTGTTGAGCTATTTCTTGGGCATTTCTGTCACTCATCATACAAccgatttatttttatctcaaa
This region of Solanum dulcamara chromosome 9, daSolDulc1.2, whole genome shotgun sequence genomic DNA includes:
- the LOC129903825 gene encoding uncharacterized protein LOC129903825; translated protein: MEAWNRLRDIFQDNKHSRAVTLEYDFTHVDMADFPNISAYCQHLKSLADQLKNVGSLVANDRLVLQLVSGLTKPYQGVATLIRQRDPLPQFYQARSMLTLEEAGRAKKAAQSSSAALVARSSEGPTDVPDNSSSHRHNSGGKRHHNHNNNGGRSRGSHGSRGGGRGAGSSGSPTGRGGSSSRGSTGQHSTAQHSP